GTCTGTGCCTCTAAGACCACAAAGCAATACACATGATGATGGAATCCCACGTTAAAACTCGTCACTAGTTTACTTAGTTCATCATAAAGGAGGCGTATAAacagtttgatttgtttgtatttgtatcaGATACTGAAAGCGTGTCTCTGATTTTAAATGCAGAATACATACAGAATGTCCTTATCCAGCTCACCACTGACTccaatgatccattttggtaaCAGTGTTGTTCCTTGAActgtttttactgtatttgtAGCCTTTGGATTAACTCTATGACATATTATAGGATGTCTGTGGCCTGAAATCAACAGCACtcagtcagacaggaagtgagcttTTAGGAGCCGTTTCCCAGTCCGGAAGCTTCTAGAAGCTACGCAGCAGGATGAAGAAACACATTCTGAATTCATACTCTGACTAAAAGACAAATCGTTGTCtcgatatacactcaccggccactttattaggtaccccatgctagtaacgggttggacccccttttgccttcagaactgcctcaattcttcgtggcatagattcaacaaggtgctggaagcattcctcagggagtttggtccatattgacatgatggcatcacacagttgccgcagatttgtcggctgcacatccatgatgcgaatctcccgttccaccacatcccaaagatgctctattggattgagatctggtgattgtggaggccatttgagtacagcgaactcattgtcatgttcaagaaaccagtctgagatgattccagctttatgacatggcgcattatcctgctgaaagtagccatcagaagttgggtacattgtggtcataaagggatggacatggtcagcaacaatactcaggtaggctgtggcgttgcaacgatgctcaattggtaccaaggggcccaaagagtgccaagaaaatgacaccatgacaccaccaccaccagcctgaaccgttgatacaaggcaggatggatccatgctttcatgttgtagacgccaaattctgaccctaccatccgaatgtcgcagcagaaatcgagactcatcagaccaggcaacgtttttccaatcttctattgtccaatttcgatgagcttgtgcaaattgtagcctcagtttcctgttcttagctgaaaggagtggcacccggtgtggtcttctgctgctgtagcccatctgcctcaaagttcgacgtactgtgcgttcagagatgctcttatgcccaccttggttgtaacgggtgattatttgagtcactgttgcccttctatcagctggaaccagtctggccattctcctctgacctctggcatcaacaaggcatttccgcccacagaactgccgctcactggatgttttttctttttcggaccattctctgtaaaccctagagatggttgtgcgtgaaaatcccagtagattagcagtttctgaaatactcagaccagcccttctggcaccaacaatcatgccacgttcaaagtcactcaaatcacctttcttccccatactgatgctcggtttgaactgcaggagattgtcttgacaatgtctacatgcctaaatgcactgagttgccgccatgtgattggctgcttagaaattaagtgttaacgagcagttggacaggtgtacctaataaagtggccggtgagtgtatattaaagCACACTGGTTCATACTATTTGAAGGCAGATTTTTATGTTTATACTTGCTcacaaaagcaaagaaataaGAGTTTACTCAAACCAAACCATTCCTGTCAATTAAATTAACCAGATTTTAAACGGCTAAGAACAGAAAAACGGAAATCTGCTGTtatgcttttaatgtgaagtaACGTATGTAACTGTGTACACAGCATCCGTAAAGCTGAATATGTTCTTCTGCTGATCTTCATGGTCCCCAAAAGGCAGCTGTCACCGGCTACATGCTGCGTTCAATGGCAAAGAATCACTTCTTCTGATGAAGTTGCAGtaaatgaaaccaaaacaaatcatcAATCTTTATGATTTTATTGTGACTGACATGATCAATGCATCAACTCTTTATATCTTCTGCCTGCTTTGCATTCAGACAGCTGGCAGCCATGAATCATATCTTTATCATTAGTAAGTAGCTGAATCACTAACAACAAGCGTTTAAACCACCAGCTCCCAAGTAAATGATTACATCATCGTATCTCCCTGTAATCATAACCAAGAAGCAAGGAATTGTCAGCCTACTCATCAATACGATCTTCAGCCTTCATTTTTCTGAATGGGTAGAAAGCGCAGTCACAGTCCTTCTCTATTAGGAAATCAAAAAGTCTTTTCctcgttttcttttcatatttaacCCTGCCGTCTAAGTTATTGCCAGATTTGAGTTGTACTTGCTTTTTGATTTCAGGGTCATTTTTGAACAATTTGCTCAAACTTTCAGCCTCTGCACAGTTGCCGTAGAGCTTCCCCTCTTCAGAGTCACTtgtcaaaccaaacaaatcCCTACATAACTTGCACGGAGGAGTTTCTTCTTCCTTGCTGAGGCTAAACGCCTGGCACCTGACCCCCTGTGGAAGCTGGATGGTTCCATCATAATCTGGTTTCATTTTATTGTCTGGATAGTAGGTCAGCACTGCACCAGCTACACACTCGTCCCAGTAGTAGAGACAGGACGCAGAGATGATGCGTTGCCGAGGACTACGACCAGGAACGGCCATGGAGACTCCGTAGTACTTGACAGGATCTTCGATGTCGGTTCTGTGCGAGACACAGATGGTGGAGGAGATCAGATCCCTTGAGTCACCGAGGTTCAGGTCAATGATGAGACTTCGTAGGGCACGGAgtatttctctttcattttttggTCCATTCAGGTGGACAATCTGCAAGCATAAATCATGCAAGTCATGTTTTGGGAACTGCAACAATGTAAATTCATTATAGACTGTAACATATTCTATGcatctttaaaaagaagaatttaAATCATCTTTTTGAAAAACTATGATCGTACCGTGTCCAGCACACATGAAAATGGACTCCGTCTGGGTAGGTGAGAGGAGAAGAGTTCAAAGGCCCGAGGGAACTTCTCGCTCAACTCCCTCAACAAGTCTTTATCCATCAGGATGCTTTCTGGAGAAAACTTCGGCTCGTTGACTTTCCCCACAAAGAAAATGCTGTGAAGCATCTGTAGAGTCCAAGTACATTCAAAGAGGTGTAATTGTTGTATCTtgacacacaaaatgtatgtgAATAAAGCAGAGCATTTCAAAAGGAGTCATTCAACATACCTCGTCCAGTAAATGTGTggtataaccaggagcttctttAATCAGCTCAATCATTTTAGAGATGAGCTTAAGAGCATTCTGTCTGAAACGATCCTGAGCTATCAGAAAGTCCTCTTCtctaaaaagataaatatttgggGGTTCCGGTGACGTCATGATGGAAAGAGCAGGTTAGAGACGAGGCTCCGTCAGGAAAAAGTTAGAAAACAGTGACAACTGCAGATATATAAAGCCTTCAGGGTGGAAAATAACTCATGAACAAGATGACTACCACATCCAAAACGAGAGGACAAGGAAAGTCAGGATATTTGAAAGAAACTGACAATAAACAACCGAGCACAAACAGCGCTAGCTTAGATGCTACTAGCGGTAGCCGCGAAGAGCAGGTAACACGTGAGGGCGAAATGTCCTTAATACAAGAAATGAGAAGATTCCGCGACGAAAACAGCCAGGgacataaacaaacaacaaagacccTTGAACGTTTGGAAAAAACTATGACAGTTATTAAGGAGCAACTCGGTGACCACCAGCAGAGGATCGGTGAGCTGGAGGGGAGGGTGAGCGCTGTGGAAGATGCGGGGGCAGGGCAGCACCGTGTGATAAGGTACCTGTTACAACGCGAAAAACAGCTCTCAGCTGTTTGTGACGATATGCAGAACAGGCTGAGAAGAAATAACCTTCGAATATTTCAAATACCAGAGGAGAGTGAACATGGAGACGTGGTCGCGTTTGTGAAAGCCTTGCTTCCCAAAGTACTGACGTTACCGCCTAACCTGAACATTCAAATTGAAAGAGCGCACCGCTCACTTCAGTCCAAACCGACAGATCCAGCGGCCCCCCCCAGATCAATCATTGTGAGATTCCTCGACGCGGGGGTGAAAGATATTGTTCTGCAGCAAGCATGGAGCCAAGGAAATGCGGTGTTTCAAGACAGAAGGATTTTCTTCGATCAAGACTATTCTCCTGAGCTGCAAAAGAAATGAGCGAAGATTCACGCAGTCGTCAAGCAGCTAAAGCAGAGGGGCATTCAGGCAAAGTGCCTGTATCCAGCTCGACTGAAGGTCAAGATGGACTCTGGAGAGAAGACTTTTTCCTCGCTGACAGACGCCGCGGATACTTTGAGAGAGATGGGTGTAGAGGTGCagtgcggagagagagagcgcatcGAGGAGAAACTAACTGGAGGATGGAACATCAGcgcgaagaggaggagaaccaACATGCTGGCGTTAGCTGACCTGAGGGCTATGGTTCAGGAAGAAGATAAAGATGAGTAGTCTGTGGTATATAACACTTACAACCAGTTTCAGGTACACAAGGTTAAGTGTGTATGAACAATATATAGACTGAAAGCAATAATagcacaatacaaaataaaaaaacgcaaAGTTGTCACAAAGgtttaaaaataagaaagagaTCTGACGGACTCTTGAGGTATACATGAGTGGTCCACACTCGCTAAGACCTTTCTTACATGTTAGTGTAATTTGGGTCACTATTGCACACTGGGTGCATTTCTCCACAGAGGGATTAGGTCACCACTCTCTGTCCCATTATCACCGGGGGTCAGGCATGGTTGTAGTTTATTCGCTATGTCTGACCGGAAAATTGGAAGTTCTGTTCTGTGTTCATGCTGTTAGTGTTGTGTTCTATCTGAGGCAAGgtgcaatttgttttttgtttaactttgtacatttgcagttaaattattttatttgcttttatttaacaGATCTTCATGAGAGGTTTGGGCTGTGTTACATGATTCAGTACAAATACAAGGATGGCATTACTTAATTTAATTACCTACAATATAAAAGGAATAAACAacccaattaaaagaaaaaagatactAGGACAGCTGAAGAAAATGCAGTGCTCTATAGCCTTACTTCAAGAAACTCACCTCACAGAAACAAcatcaaaaattaaaaagggaatGGGTGGATCAGGTGTACAGTAGCTCTTATGGGAAACGTAAAAAGAGAGGTGTAGCTATACTATTCGGTAAGTCTGTGTACTTtcattgtgaaaatgttttccaggATAAGGAGGGTCGCTACGTTATGGTCATAGGGAGGATGGCTGGttttaaattaactcttttgAATGCCTATGCACCAAATGAAGATTGTCCAAATTTTTTCAAAAAGCTTGCACATTTGGTAGCAGATCATGGGGAGGGTCTTCTGTTAATGGGTGGGGACTTAAATTGCGTACTGAATAATAGAATAGATAAATTACCATCATCCTCAAAACCTCAAAGCAGAATGTCAAAAAGTCTAATGAATATGATGAAGGAATTGGGGTTGATAGATGCTTGGCGACATCTTCATCCAAAAGAGAGAGACTTCACCTTTATGTCACAAGTGCATGGAAGCTATTCACGGTTGGATCATTTTTTGGTGTCCAAAAAGGACACATACAGAGTTAAAAGCTGTGTTATTGAGCCGATAACCATCTCAGATCATAGCCCTGTACAGATTACACTTGATTTGGGGTTGGAGCCAAATATGAAGTATTGGAGAATAAACGTTTCATTATTGACAGATGTTAATACAAGAGAGGAAATAAGGTCGGCAATAGTGGAATATTTTGCTTTAAACGACAATGGAATGGTCACACCTACGGTTTTATGGGAAGCAGGAAAAGCCACAATAAGGGGGAAAATAATATCTATAGGATCAAAGTTAAAGAAGGACagacttaaaaaacaaatagatttAGAAACTGAGATCAAGAAATTAGAAAACGAACATaaacaaagtggaaaacaaGAAGTATTTAATAAACTCAAAGAGAATAGAGCCAAGTTAGATGAGATTCTGACATACAAGGCAGAGGGTGCCCTTAGGTTTGTTGACAGAAAATACTATGAATTGGGAAACAAGGCTAGCAGGTTATTATCATTCCAACTACGAAAGGCACAAGCTAGTCGAACAATtcctaaaataaaacaaccttATTCTAACGATGTCGAAACTAGCCCAAAAGCAGTAGCAAATGCCTTTGCCAAATATTACGAACAGTTATATAAGGGTCAACATCaggaattaaaagaagaaaaaatgcacgATTTCTTTAAAAACCTGAAATTAGACAAACTGACGGAGGATGAAGCCTCTGCGTTAGTAGAGCCAATTAGAGAAAAGGAGGTGAAAGAAAcgattattaaattaaaaaataacaaaacgcCAGGAATAGACGGGTTCGCAGGAGAATATTATAAAGTGTATGCTGATGACCTCACTCCAGCACTATGCAAGTTGTATAATTATGTGTTAAATTCAGGAGACCCTCCAGAGTCATGGTCTGAGGCTATCATCACAGTCCTGCATAAGGAAGGAAAAGACCCATTGCAGTGTTCTAGTTATCGACCTATTAGCCTCCTATGTGTGGATTATAAAATATTAACATCTATTTTAGCAACTagagtacaaaaatacattaggAAAATAGTAAAATCAGATCAAACAGGGTTCATTTCAGGTCGCCAAGGGACAAACAATATAAGGAGAGCTTTAAACGTGCAGTCGCTCATGGCAAAGGGTAATCAAACGTCAATGCTTTCTCGGCTTAGATGCCGAGAAAGCATTTGATCGGGTAGATTGGCGGTTTTTAGAACAAACATTAATTGAGATGGGCTTCAGTGAAAAATTTACCTTTTGGTTCCGGCTGTTGTACAAGAATCCCAAATCAAGAATTAGAGTTAACGGACAATGCTCTGACTTCTTTGATATAGGGAGGGGCGTAAGACAGGgtgattctctctctcccattctTTTTGCTCTCAGTATCGAGCCTCTGGCGGAGGCAATTCGTCGGGATGTCCAGATTGAGGGGGTGGAGGATGGTGGGGGGAGAGTTCACAAAGTCTCCCTTTTTGCTGACGACATCCTTCTCTTTATAAAACATCCCCTTACTTCAATACCTCGACTAATGCAATGCCTAAAAGACTATGGAGACATTTCTggatacaaaataaatcaaaataaatcagaGGCAATGATGATATCAGGAATAAGGCCTAAACAACTAAACGAGATGGTGTCATTTCATTGGTCTAAACATGGATTTAGATACTTGGGGATTATTATCACACCTGCAACTGCAAGACTTTTTGAAGCAAACTACAATAAGCTAATTAATCAAATAAGGAGTGACCTAGTTCGTTGGGAGGTTCTTCCTCTATCTCTGCTCGGCAGAGTTGAGACTGTAAGGATGAACCTGACCCCACgtcttttatttctgtttcaatCGTTGCCCATAAGAGTTCCAGGTTCCACGTTTAATATGTTAAACAAATTAATTTCTAAATTTATATGGCAACACAAAAGACCGAGAATTAAACTTAAAACACTTCATCTGGCTAAAGATAAAGGAGGCTTGGCCTTGCCAAATATAAAATTGTATTATTGGGCAGCTCAATTAGCAGCAATTGGGACTTGGATCAGTGGAGATGAAGAAGCAAAGTGGACCCAAATAGAGCAAGGGGAAGTTAGGGGTGCACAACTGTCTGTCCTACCCTTTATGGATCTAAAACACGTCAATAAAATGAAGATTGAAAATGAATGGATAAAACATACAATCAAAGTATGGGTGGAAGTAAAGAAAATGCTTAAAGATGTTGGAACAATTTCTCGAGCTACGCCCATAGTGGGCAATGTAGATTTTCCACCTTCAATGTGGGACCATGGTTTTAGGAGATGGGCGGCTAAGGGCCTCTTTGTTTTTAACCAGCTCTTTGAAGAAACTCACTTAAAGTCTTTCATACAACTCCAGGAACAATTCGATCTTCCCTCAAGTGATTTTTATAGATATTTGCAAATTAGACATTACATTACGAACCATAAGGAGAGGGAAAGAATCGGCAAAATCCCAAACGGCATTGAACAATACTTTATCTCAGTTTCAGAAAGACGCCTCCCTGTTGGCAAACGGGTTTCTCATCTTTATAAAAGACTGATATTAGAAACAGCTGGAAACACGTACAACATTAAGGAAAAATGGGAAATAGAAGCTAATACAGTAATAGAGGAAGAGTTATGGGATAAACTCTGCTACAGATGTCATAAGGGAATTAATAGCCAACAATGGAAGGAATTTGACTGGAAAGTTAAAATACGCTATTTTCATACTCCTTTGGCTATTTCAAATTTTGTAAAAGACCCATCTGTAGCTTTATGTTGGAGACAATGTGGTAAAATAGGGGACCATACACACATATTTTGGGACTGTCCAATAACCCTTACGTACTGGAAAAATAtcaaagaggagatggagaaaattGTAAAAAGAGAAGTACCATCGAATGTACAGTTCTTCTTATTGGGTGTTATATCAGTGGATGTTTTCAATGCTGACCAAAGATACATTTTACGTGTACTACTGTTAATTGCGCAAAAAAACGTTACTGTTAATTGGAGGTCTGTGAAATCACCAACCGTTACTGAATGGAAACAGAGACTGAAGCAGATTTATTTGATGGAAAAAATGACTGCATCATTACAACTGAAAACTGACCTCTTTATCCGGAGATGGCACATGGttaaagaatatttaaatttataaaTGATATGGCTGTACTTTGTGGTATTGTGTCTGTTGAGATATAGAGATTCATATTAGATGCAGCAAGATATGCATGTATGTACAcagtatatatcttttttttttttccccaagccCTAGTCTCagataatgtttttgtttttgtcctgtgaaaaaatataaataaaaagttcaaaaaaaataaataatgtccgTGGGATCATTCGAAAGCGGCAGAGAATTTGCAGAagtaaaacaatttatttttaaacactgaTGTCGTAACAAGGGAGGAGGGTCCCACCTTAATCCACGGCCACCCATGGACTCCCACTAGAGCAACACCTTTTGTAACCAGAACATGAGTAACACGGTCGATACAAGAAGA
This genomic interval from Pungitius pungitius chromosome 17, fPunPun2.1, whole genome shotgun sequence contains the following:
- the LOC134107154 gene encoding uncharacterized protein LOC134107154 — protein: MIELIKEAPGYTTHLLDEMLHSIFFVGKVNEPKFSPESILMDKDLLRELSEKFPRAFELFSSHLPRRSPFSCVLDTIVHLNGPKNEREILRALRSLIIDLNLGDSRDLISSTICVSHRTDIEDPVKYYGVSMAVPGRSPRQRIISASCLYYWDECVAGAVLTYYPDNKMKPDYDGTIQLPQGVRCQAFSLSKEEETPPCKLCRDLFGLTSDSEEGKLYGNCAEAESLSKLFKNDPEIKKQVQLKSGNNLDGRVKYEKKTRKRLFDFLIEKDCDCAFYPFRKMKAEDRIDE